The following are encoded together in the Bradymonas sediminis genome:
- a CDS encoding ExbD/TolR family protein codes for MAGFDTGSGDDDIIAGINITPLVDIILVVLIIFMVTTSYIVKEQIKVDLPRAASGEAEVTSTLTFKVSKDGEYFLDGNETSLDNIGATVKTRVAEDPTIRAIIAADKGVEYGSVIDLIDTIKQNGLEKFALNIEKKAAATSVSESP; via the coding sequence ATGGCCGGGTTTGACACGGGAAGCGGTGATGACGACATCATCGCTGGCATCAACATCACCCCATTGGTGGATATCATCCTGGTGGTCCTCATCATCTTCATGGTGACGACCTCCTATATCGTCAAAGAGCAGATCAAGGTCGACCTGCCGCGCGCGGCCTCCGGCGAAGCCGAGGTCACGAGCACGCTGACGTTCAAGGTCAGCAAGGACGGCGAGTATTTCCTCGACGGAAACGAGACCTCGCTCGACAATATCGGCGCGACGGTGAAGACGCGCGTCGCCGAGGACCCGACAATTCGCGCCATCATCGCCGCAGATAAAGGCGTTGAGTACGGCAGCGTGATCGACCTGATCGACACGATCAAGCAGAACGGTCTGGAGAAGTTCGCGCTCAATATCGAGAAGAAGGCGGCCGCGACCTCAGTATCGGAGAGCCCGTGA
- a CDS encoding energy transducer TonB — protein sequence MTSADPDSKKPKGGAVEPVVRDPLLVEPRSLGQRIFSGFGGLVSAVVLHAVAALLLMFFAPMCNVKPSAKPQDDSVVAVAVVQETPPEVVEVEPEPEPEPEPEPEPEPEPEPEPEPEPEVAPEPTPEPEPTPEPEPKPAPEPKPTSTQDSTATEAESMKAVNLEGLSQESTSTDADAPAFKIGENLNTGRVTKKYVDPKRFGNIITGDGDGDGYGAGSKPAAGSVKKPSGPTRKARGLKQPKADPDDYPLSAKRRGVGGTVVAILNIDTKGNVVSVKIVKSAGPEFDTLAAATFKKWKFDPALKDGVPIKDTIRATHIFEIQK from the coding sequence GTGACAAGCGCCGATCCTGACAGCAAGAAGCCGAAGGGCGGGGCGGTCGAGCCGGTGGTGCGCGACCCGCTCCTGGTGGAGCCACGCTCGCTGGGCCAGCGGATCTTTTCGGGTTTTGGCGGCCTGGTCAGCGCCGTGGTTCTGCACGCGGTCGCCGCGTTGCTGCTGATGTTCTTCGCGCCGATGTGCAACGTCAAACCGAGCGCGAAGCCCCAGGATGATTCGGTCGTCGCGGTGGCTGTGGTGCAGGAGACCCCACCGGAGGTTGTCGAGGTGGAGCCGGAGCCCGAACCCGAACCCGAACCCGAGCCCGAGCCCGAGCCCGAGCCCGAGCCCGAGCCGGAGCCGGAGCCCGAGGTCGCGCCTGAGCCAACTCCCGAACCTGAGCCGACGCCGGAGCCGGAGCCGAAACCTGCGCCTGAGCCCAAGCCGACGTCCACGCAGGATTCGACGGCCACCGAGGCGGAGTCGATGAAGGCGGTGAACCTGGAGGGACTCTCCCAGGAATCAACCTCCACCGACGCGGACGCGCCGGCCTTTAAGATCGGCGAGAACCTGAACACCGGCAGGGTGACCAAAAAATACGTGGACCCGAAGCGTTTCGGGAATATCATCACAGGCGATGGGGACGGTGACGGTTATGGCGCGGGAAGCAAACCTGCGGCCGGCTCGGTGAAAAAGCCCAGCGGTCCGACGCGCAAAGCGCGTGGCCTCAAGCAACCCAAGGCCGACCCCGATGATTATCCGCTCTCGGCCAAGCGCCGCGGCGTTGGCGGCACGGTCGTGGCGATACTGAACATCGATACAAAGGGAAATGTCGTGTCGGTCAAAATCGTGAAGTCGGCCGGCCCAGAGTTCGACACGCTCGCCGCGGCGACGTTTAAAAAATGGAAATTCGACCCGGCGCTCAAGGATGGGGTGCCGATAAAAGATACGATTCGTGCCACACATATCTTCGAAATCCAGAAATAA
- a CDS encoding bifunctional folylpolyglutamate synthase/dihydrofolate synthase translates to MDDSALMRWDKTSWDSFVARLYRQREFVIKLGLAPILEALELEGQPQRSHARILVAGSNGKGETSAFISAILKAHGLTVGFFSSPHIIDFRERFRVNGGLVSREELMAVGNRVLERYGDRDTPGPQLTFFESAALMGALVFRERGVDVGVYEVGLGGRLDATNALEPDLSVVTSIALDHTDFLGGTLDAVAGEKAGIFRPDKPAIIGRQAHRAAYEALVRLAPERARFFGPDFRVDASGCIELGPADDARVLRWRVDIAATGLWNAACATAAAAQFLGDSFAPDLALEGLNNCRWPGRRDRRRLMAPGESKAYEYLFDAAHNPDAAAMLFEHIARQDIKIAAVVCTSMRNKDVAGTFAHIPADVPIFGALLDFERAACAEQLGAALRGKCVREFGPAPAMLAAARAQVDRADARANQAGQGGVILVFGSIYLLGECFSALGVEPDSLRSDIG, encoded by the coding sequence GTGGATGACTCGGCATTGATGCGCTGGGATAAGACGAGTTGGGATTCCTTCGTCGCGCGCCTGTATCGGCAGCGTGAATTCGTCATTAAGCTCGGCCTGGCGCCCATCCTTGAGGCGCTCGAATTAGAGGGACAGCCACAGCGAAGCCACGCGCGTATTCTGGTCGCCGGCAGCAATGGCAAGGGCGAGACCTCCGCGTTTATCAGCGCAATTTTAAAAGCCCACGGCTTAACCGTGGGCTTTTTTAGTAGCCCCCACATCATCGACTTTCGCGAGCGTTTTCGGGTCAACGGTGGCCTGGTGTCACGCGAAGAGCTGATGGCGGTGGGCAACCGGGTTTTGGAGCGCTACGGGGACCGCGATACGCCTGGGCCACAGCTTACATTTTTTGAATCCGCGGCGCTGATGGGCGCGCTGGTATTTCGGGAGCGCGGGGTCGATGTCGGGGTCTACGAAGTCGGCCTGGGCGGTCGGCTCGACGCGACCAACGCCCTTGAGCCCGACCTGAGCGTGGTGACCTCCATCGCACTCGATCATACCGATTTTTTAGGGGGCACACTCGACGCGGTCGCCGGCGAAAAGGCGGGGATTTTTCGCCCCGATAAGCCCGCGATTATCGGTCGGCAGGCGCACCGGGCAGCCTATGAGGCGCTGGTCAGATTGGCGCCGGAGCGCGCGCGCTTCTTTGGCCCGGACTTCCGCGTGGACGCGAGCGGCTGCATTGAACTCGGCCCAGCAGATGACGCGCGTGTGCTGCGATGGCGGGTGGATATTGCCGCGACCGGGCTGTGGAACGCGGCGTGCGCGACCGCCGCGGCCGCGCAATTTCTGGGCGATAGCTTCGCGCCAGACCTCGCGCTTGAGGGGCTTAATAATTGCCGCTGGCCGGGGCGCCGGGACCGCCGACGCCTGATGGCTCCCGGCGAGTCGAAGGCCTATGAGTATCTCTTCGACGCGGCGCATAACCCCGACGCCGCAGCGATGCTCTTTGAGCATATCGCGCGCCAAGACATCAAAATTGCGGCGGTCGTATGCACCTCGATGCGCAATAAGGATGTGGCCGGAACCTTCGCGCATATACCCGCGGACGTGCCCATTTTTGGGGCGTTGCTCGACTTCGAGCGCGCGGCCTGTGCCGAGCAACTCGGCGCGGCCCTTCGGGGCAAGTGTGTCCGAGAGTTTGGCCCGGCGCCGGCGATGCTCGCCGCTGCGCGGGCGCAGGTCGACCGCGCCGACGCGCGGGCCAATCAGGCCGGGCAGGGCGGCGTGATTCTGGTCTTTGGGTCGATCTACCTATTGGGCGAGTGTTTTAGCGCGCTGGGCGTCGAGCCGGACTCGTTGCGCAGTGATATTGGCTAA
- a CDS encoding Crp/Fnr family transcriptional regulator — protein MATSAKASKSSDKGVKQCPAGTVLFREGEVGTKMYVIKSGRVRLSKKIQDSSIVLEELGAGGFCGEVAMVSDQPRPVTATVVSDAAVIQIDAGQFENMLRSNSDIAVRMMKRMTQRLTRAQFRLANFSLRTTKARLMHQLRNEALNRSTDGGLQATVPIPDDIAASLGLEIGELKKILTALVKDELIVVDARGYFQIIDVEAFDRFLRFLELHDRFEYDS, from the coding sequence TTGGCGACATCCGCAAAAGCAAGTAAATCCAGCGATAAGGGCGTGAAGCAATGCCCCGCAGGCACCGTCCTTTTTCGCGAGGGCGAGGTCGGCACCAAGATGTATGTCATTAAGTCGGGTCGGGTTCGGCTGAGCAAAAAGATTCAGGACTCCTCCATTGTCCTGGAAGAACTCGGGGCGGGCGGATTTTGCGGAGAGGTCGCGATGGTCAGCGACCAGCCTCGCCCGGTGACCGCCACGGTCGTCAGCGACGCGGCGGTTATCCAGATCGACGCGGGTCAATTCGAGAATATGCTGCGCAGCAATTCGGATATCGCGGTGCGCATGATGAAGCGTATGACCCAGCGATTGACGCGGGCGCAATTTCGCCTGGCGAACTTCTCGTTGCGCACCACCAAGGCGCGCCTGATGCATCAGCTTCGCAACGAAGCGCTCAACCGGTCGACCGACGGCGGGCTGCAGGCGACGGTGCCGATCCCCGACGATATCGCGGCCTCGCTCGGCCTCGAGATTGGCGAACTGAAGAAGATCCTCACGGCGCTGGTCAAAGACGAGCTGATCGTGGTGGACGCGCGCGGCTATTTCCAGATCATCGACGTCGAAGCGTTCGACCGCTTCCTGCGCTTTCTCGAGCTTCATGACCGCTTTGAATACGACTCCTAA
- a CDS encoding TIGR04282 family arsenosugar biosynthesis glycosyltransferase codes for MSQGPVNSRIEDVAVVVFAKPPDEGKVKTRLARDIGDAMATGLYRCFLADISAMVSDFVARSDAAVTPIVAYNRDAQHAGYAEFRRRGFRFWDQGEGDLGARMAAVSQRCFDAGARRVVIIGADSPTLSPRHLRNALEALDAHDIALGASFDGGYYLVAMRRASPQIFKGIDWSTDQVLAQTVAACRASSLLCATLEFWYDVDTFGDLIFLKTHLLSVLQECESESVLATARYLEKLDAAGVFS; via the coding sequence ATGTCTCAGGGTCCCGTAAATAGCCGAATTGAAGACGTCGCGGTCGTGGTCTTTGCGAAGCCGCCGGACGAGGGAAAGGTGAAGACACGCCTGGCCCGCGACATCGGCGACGCCATGGCCACCGGACTTTACCGGTGCTTTTTGGCCGATATCAGCGCAATGGTCAGTGACTTCGTCGCCCGGTCCGACGCGGCTGTGACGCCCATCGTCGCGTATAATCGCGACGCGCAGCATGCGGGGTATGCGGAGTTTCGGCGCCGGGGTTTTCGGTTTTGGGACCAGGGGGAGGGCGACCTCGGGGCGCGCATGGCGGCGGTGAGTCAGCGTTGTTTTGACGCAGGCGCCCGGCGGGTGGTGATTATCGGGGCCGACAGCCCGACGCTGTCGCCGCGGCATCTTCGCAACGCGCTCGAGGCCTTGGACGCCCACGATATCGCCCTCGGCGCATCTTTTGACGGCGGCTATTATCTGGTGGCGATGCGCCGGGCGAGTCCGCAGATTTTCAAGGGAATCGATTGGAGCACCGACCAGGTCCTGGCCCAAACGGTCGCGGCGTGCAGGGCGTCTTCGCTCTTGTGTGCCACGCTTGAATTCTGGTACGATGTCGACACGTTTGGTGACCTGATTTTTTTAAAAACGCACCTTCTTAGCGTCCTTCAGGAGTGCGAGTCCGAGAGCGTCTTAGCAACAGCGCGGTATTTAGAGAAACTCGACGCAGCAGGCGTCTTTTCGTAA
- a CDS encoding RNA polymerase sigma factor region1.1 domain-containing protein gives MTKDKEFDKPKSTDFHGRKRELIKYGREKGRLTWPEIRKALPPEHLSGTELEVLLFTCKNMGIEIRE, from the coding sequence ATGACGAAAGACAAAGAATTCGACAAACCCAAATCGACCGACTTCCATGGGCGCAAACGCGAACTGATCAAATACGGTCGCGAAAAGGGGCGCCTGACCTGGCCCGAAATCCGCAAGGCGCTCCCCCCGGAGCACCTCAGCGGGACGGAGCTGGAGGTGCTGCTCTTTACCTGCAAGAATATGGGTATCGAGATTCGGGAATGA
- a CDS encoding glycosyltransferase family 2 protein has protein sequence MNSSKIEDFSAAGTSIWRGGVWVPDAAGSTVAARWAGAAPRIDIVIPVLDEEQSIGRVIGDIPREMIRQIVVVDNGSRDSTAEVARAAGAVVIAEPQRGYGAACLTGLRHIAADPPEIVVFLDGDYSDHPEELPRVVAPILKGGVDLVIGSRILGESEPGALLPQAIFGNWLACTLMSLLFGYQFSDLGPFRAIRWESLEACEMRDEDFGWTVEMQIRAAKLGLSACEVPVSYRKRIGVSKVSGTVMGSVRAGHKILDTIFRQYFVAS, from the coding sequence ATGAACTCATCTAAGATCGAAGATTTCTCTGCCGCTGGGACCTCTATTTGGCGTGGCGGTGTTTGGGTGCCCGACGCCGCGGGGTCGACCGTCGCGGCGCGTTGGGCCGGGGCGGCGCCTCGAATTGATATCGTCATCCCGGTGCTCGACGAGGAACAGAGCATCGGGCGGGTGATCGGCGATATCCCCAGAGAGATGATTCGACAGATCGTCGTGGTGGATAATGGGAGCCGTGATTCGACCGCCGAGGTGGCGCGCGCCGCGGGGGCCGTGGTGATCGCCGAGCCGCAGCGAGGCTACGGCGCCGCCTGCCTGACCGGGCTTCGGCATATCGCCGCGGACCCGCCCGAAATCGTCGTCTTTTTGGACGGGGATTATAGTGACCACCCCGAGGAGCTTCCCCGGGTGGTCGCGCCGATCCTGAAGGGCGGCGTGGACCTGGTCATCGGAAGCCGCATCCTGGGGGAGAGCGAGCCGGGCGCCTTGCTGCCCCAGGCCATCTTCGGCAATTGGCTCGCCTGCACCCTCATGTCGCTGCTCTTCGGCTATCAATTTAGCGACCTCGGCCCGTTTCGGGCGATTCGCTGGGAGAGCCTCGAAGCCTGCGAGATGCGCGACGAGGATTTTGGCTGGACCGTCGAGATGCAGATTCGCGCGGCGAAGTTGGGGCTGAGCGCCTGCGAGGTTCCGGTGAGCTATCGAAAGCGCATCGGAGTCTCGAAGGTCAGCGGCACGGTGATGGGGAGCGTGCGCGCCGGCCATAAGATTTTGGATACGATATTTCGACAATATTTCGTGGCGTCCTAG
- a CDS encoding DUF2254 domain-containing protein codes for MKLRELNWWISVRESLWLVPALFVVGALLLAPFMVYLDSNYAAAIDRWFPFAFEGSTEGARLILGTIATSMATIVGVVFSITTVVLQLAAGNYSPRVIVIFRRDRGQQFVLGTYLATFVYAVLVARQVQDAGEGREVFIPGLSMWVALALAVSCLGLLVYFVHHVSEQLRVSDIAHRIHADVMQNGRTLYPEQIGREYDPAYEDAELIARLDEDTENRHRVQSQTSGYLRNVDGDRLSKLLKSPVRAARIWPRMGDFVTVDSPIIDLYFEDGVSKSERAKRTKMARKCLTLGQDLSVAHNPDFGVRQLVDIALRALSPGVNDPTTAEQVLVQLGDWIGQLAGRTIPSSVRGLHGNMLVTPSRDFDARVADAFDQIRRAARTQIHVLECLVEVLTRIVQTDPPTSRLAPLRAQAEAVQRTIQPDYLPDSVERRELSNKVRTLLDTIETKSEAAE; via the coding sequence ATGAAATTACGAGAACTAAATTGGTGGATTTCGGTCCGCGAAAGCCTCTGGTTGGTCCCGGCGCTTTTCGTCGTTGGCGCGCTCCTGCTCGCCCCATTTATGGTCTACCTCGACAGCAATTACGCGGCCGCCATCGACCGCTGGTTCCCCTTCGCCTTCGAGGGAAGCACCGAAGGCGCGCGACTGATTCTCGGCACCATCGCGACGTCGATGGCGACGATCGTCGGCGTGGTATTCTCCATCACCACCGTCGTATTGCAGCTCGCCGCCGGCAATTATTCACCGCGGGTCATCGTCATCTTCCGGCGCGACCGGGGCCAGCAATTTGTCCTCGGAACCTACCTGGCGACCTTCGTCTACGCCGTCCTGGTGGCCCGGCAGGTGCAGGACGCCGGCGAAGGTCGGGAGGTCTTCATCCCGGGGCTCTCCATGTGGGTCGCGCTCGCCCTCGCGGTCAGCTGCCTCGGCCTATTGGTCTACTTTGTGCATCACGTCTCGGAGCAATTGCGCGTCTCCGACATCGCCCACCGCATCCACGCCGACGTGATGCAGAACGGCAGGACCCTCTACCCCGAGCAGATCGGACGAGAATATGACCCGGCCTACGAGGATGCCGAGCTCATCGCCCGACTCGATGAAGACACGGAAAATAGGCATCGCGTGCAAAGCCAGACGTCCGGATATCTGCGCAATGTCGACGGTGACCGGCTCAGTAAACTATTAAAATCTCCCGTGCGCGCCGCACGAATCTGGCCGCGTATGGGTGACTTCGTCACCGTGGATAGCCCCATCATTGATCTGTATTTTGAAGACGGCGTCAGCAAGTCCGAGCGGGCTAAACGCACTAAGATGGCGCGAAAATGTCTGACCCTTGGCCAGGACCTCTCGGTCGCTCATAACCCGGACTTCGGCGTCCGCCAACTCGTCGACATCGCCCTTCGCGCGCTCTCCCCAGGGGTCAATGACCCGACGACCGCTGAGCAGGTCTTGGTGCAACTGGGCGACTGGATTGGCCAACTCGCCGGGCGCACGATTCCATCCTCGGTCCGCGGGCTTCACGGCAATATGCTGGTGACTCCCAGCCGCGACTTCGATGCCCGTGTCGCCGACGCCTTCGACCAGATTCGGCGCGCCGCTCGCACCCAGATTCACGTCCTCGAATGCCTGGTGGAGGTGCTGACGCGTATCGTCCAGACCGACCCGCCGACGTCCCGGCTTGCCCCTCTTCGGGCTCAAGCCGAAGCGGTTCAACGCACGATTCAGCCCGATTACCTACCGGATTCGGTCGAGCGGCGAGAATTGTCGAATAAGGTGCGCACGCTCCTGGATACCATTGAAACAAAAAGCGAGGCCGCTGAATAG
- a CDS encoding MotA/TolQ/ExbB proton channel family protein encodes MLTEIFLDAALIGAEWVLWLLVILSILSVVAMVERILFYGKRNIDLQAVRLKLEELLGKDDYDGAAKFLEESGDSMESRVVLFGLRDWRSGVASVEDRMSGALATEKGRYNKQLPFLGTIGNNAPFIGLFGTVLGIIGAFDSLQSGSEEAAQAVMGAISEALVATGVGLLVAIPAVIAFNIFRSRIQKSVAQTDLLGRTLLAHMHREDGADGKAAKRTDGSAE; translated from the coding sequence ATGTTAACAGAAATTTTCTTAGACGCCGCCTTGATCGGCGCGGAATGGGTGCTGTGGCTCCTGGTCATCCTGAGCATTTTGAGCGTTGTCGCCATGGTCGAGCGCATCCTGTTTTATGGGAAGCGAAATATCGATCTGCAGGCGGTGCGCCTGAAGCTTGAGGAGTTGCTCGGAAAGGACGATTACGACGGCGCCGCGAAATTCCTGGAGGAGTCGGGCGACTCGATGGAGTCGCGCGTGGTGCTCTTCGGGCTGCGCGATTGGCGAAGCGGCGTGGCGTCGGTGGAGGACCGGATGAGCGGCGCGCTGGCGACCGAAAAGGGGCGCTACAATAAGCAACTGCCGTTTTTGGGAACCATCGGTAATAACGCGCCCTTTATCGGGCTCTTCGGGACGGTGCTTGGTATTATCGGCGCCTTCGATAGCCTTCAAAGTGGCTCCGAAGAGGCGGCTCAGGCAGTTATGGGCGCGATCTCCGAGGCGCTGGTCGCCACCGGCGTCGGCCTTCTGGTCGCGATTCCGGCGGTCATCGCCTTCAATATCTTCCGCTCGCGTATCCAGAAGTCGGTCGCCCAGACCGACCTGCTCGGGCGCACGCTGCTTGCGCATATGCACCGGGAAGACGGTGCGGATGGCAAGGCTGCCAAACGCACCGATGGAAGCGCTGAATAA
- a CDS encoding Ig-like domain-containing protein, which yields MMSAKRIAALLAMGLFIANGFGCTDEPGETHQSGEVDPRPDDPTEAPENAKLMHVAPECSPAQDTCTVSVIMGTETELKAQLLDADGQPVKDALVTFESNFGTTELSISTSSAYTDSQGIARVTLRGGESAGTGQLSAKTDNAEIAPINWMIGVSSKDRANYVVDFTHTGTAQIKPIDVRLFPSTVTCESLLSNPNQTAVLESQGRVDSTGAMPTVMFPDRPNGQAYTVGAWARSLNYNGDVEVAYGCTDNNPAVENGVSVNVVVDLVDHLPNIVGTYNVVHDFDLVGALPPTVETVVSMIGRLANDPGSFIVGCGANPVDPQACPPDSPGLINLLVDFLPDGDFKDAIVGFMDSSIGNGVLRDAINSIAENWLENSAPSWVGNTVTITSDIYETLRHFTVEGTMRFNSAPVVSVDANGNLIGVLPSESGAQTWNDFVFNWSRGCDTAPDPAACATRRVGSTQLLIDPVTGVFDGTLLGSDKLQINQHTLTLNYGALLVGVLEKIVLPSIFGDDCGPNNNLACDSLELALGQLIKCEDLAESATGDTSGALYNVVENLCTNLLGEASDKLRDYASTNLVATGTDHFLIATPSEQHCTLIQPETYQGNWEGQPLPLVQYLGQDTPADLNCKWDVQIRFSDSTSAEVEGTFWGERNN from the coding sequence ATGATGAGCGCAAAGAGAATCGCGGCGTTGCTGGCCATGGGCCTGTTTATCGCCAATGGCTTTGGTTGCACTGATGAGCCCGGTGAGACCCACCAATCCGGCGAGGTTGACCCCCGCCCCGACGATCCGACCGAAGCTCCCGAAAATGCGAAGCTTATGCATGTCGCCCCCGAGTGCTCGCCGGCCCAAGACACCTGCACGGTCAGCGTCATCATGGGCACCGAAACCGAGCTCAAAGCGCAACTCCTCGACGCCGACGGCCAACCCGTCAAAGACGCGCTGGTTACCTTCGAATCCAACTTCGGGACCACCGAGCTGAGCATCAGCACCAGCAGCGCCTATACCGACTCCCAGGGTATCGCCCGCGTCACGCTTCGCGGCGGCGAGTCGGCCGGCACCGGTCAACTGTCGGCCAAAACCGACAACGCTGAGATCGCTCCGATCAATTGGATGATTGGCGTCTCGAGCAAAGACCGCGCGAATTACGTGGTCGACTTCACCCACACCGGCACCGCCCAGATCAAGCCCATCGACGTGCGCCTCTTCCCGAGCACCGTCACCTGCGAGTCGCTGCTGAGCAACCCGAACCAGACCGCGGTGCTCGAGAGCCAGGGACGCGTGGACAGCACCGGCGCCATGCCGACCGTGATGTTCCCCGACCGCCCCAACGGCCAGGCCTACACCGTCGGCGCCTGGGCGCGCTCGCTCAACTATAACGGCGACGTCGAAGTCGCCTACGGCTGCACCGACAATAACCCGGCGGTGGAGAACGGCGTGTCCGTCAACGTCGTCGTCGACCTGGTCGACCATCTGCCCAATATCGTGGGCACCTATAACGTCGTCCACGACTTCGACCTGGTTGGCGCGCTTCCGCCCACCGTCGAGACCGTCGTCAGCATGATCGGCCGACTCGCCAACGACCCGGGCAGCTTCATCGTGGGTTGCGGCGCCAACCCGGTTGACCCCCAGGCTTGCCCGCCCGATAGCCCCGGCCTGATCAACCTGCTGGTCGACTTCCTCCCCGACGGCGACTTCAAAGACGCCATCGTTGGATTCATGGACTCCAGCATCGGCAACGGCGTGCTGCGCGACGCCATCAACTCCATCGCCGAGAATTGGCTCGAGAATAGCGCCCCGTCGTGGGTCGGAAATACCGTTACGATCACCTCCGACATCTACGAGACCCTGCGCCACTTCACCGTCGAAGGCACCATGCGCTTCAACAGCGCGCCGGTGGTTTCGGTCGACGCGAACGGCAACCTGATCGGCGTGCTGCCGAGCGAGTCCGGCGCACAGACCTGGAACGACTTCGTCTTCAACTGGAGCCGTGGTTGTGACACCGCGCCGGACCCTGCAGCCTGTGCGACGCGCCGCGTCGGTTCGACGCAACTCCTCATCGACCCGGTCACCGGCGTCTTTGATGGCACCCTGCTCGGCTCGGACAAACTCCAGATTAACCAGCACACCCTTACGCTTAACTACGGCGCGCTGCTGGTCGGCGTCCTGGAGAAAATCGTGTTGCCCTCCATCTTCGGAGACGATTGCGGCCCCAACAATAACCTCGCCTGTGACTCGCTTGAATTGGCCCTGGGTCAGTTGATCAAATGCGAAGACCTCGCCGAGTCCGCCACCGGTGACACCAGCGGCGCGCTCTATAACGTCGTCGAAAACCTCTGCACCAACCTGCTTGGCGAGGCCAGCGACAAATTGCGCGACTACGCGTCAACCAACCTCGTCGCCACCGGCACCGATCACTTCCTGATCGCCACGCCCTCCGAGCAGCACTGCACCCTGATTCAGCCCGAGACCTATCAGGGCAACTGGGAAGGCCAGCCGCTTCCGCTCGTTCAGTACCTCGGCCAGGACACCCCGGCTGACCTGAACTGCAAATGGGACGTCCAGATTCGCTTCAGCGACAGCACCTCCGCCGAAGTTGAAGGCACCTTCTGGGGCGAGCGCAACAACTGA